Proteins encoded by one window of Candidatus Methylomirabilota bacterium:
- a CDS encoding phytanoyl-CoA dioxygenase family protein: MPTPFSPPELAAYAGDGFLVARGLFDPAEVAAIRTWTDEVHAYPEVPGTYMVYGEPSLIEPGRRLINRIENFYPYHAGFRALFDGPKLRGGVSELLGEAAVLFKDKINFKLPGGDGFKPHQDQQAGWGTYARLFVTALVAIDAATAENGCLELAAGHHRRGLIGREWAPLTEDDLPDVSFVPCPTAPGDVVFFDSFVPHRSGPNPTPEPRRVLYVTYNRRSEGDHRVRYYADKRKSFPPDCEREPGKEYVYR; this comes from the coding sequence ATGCCGACGCCCTTCTCTCCGCCCGAGCTGGCCGCCTACGCGGGCGACGGCTTCCTGGTCGCCCGCGGTTTGTTCGACCCGGCCGAGGTGGCCGCGATCCGGACGTGGACCGACGAGGTCCACGCCTACCCCGAGGTCCCCGGCACCTACATGGTCTACGGCGAGCCGAGCCTCATCGAGCCGGGGCGGCGGCTCATCAACCGGATCGAGAACTTCTACCCCTATCACGCCGGCTTCCGCGCGCTCTTCGACGGCCCGAAGCTCCGGGGAGGCGTGAGCGAGCTGCTCGGCGAGGCGGCCGTCCTGTTCAAGGACAAGATCAACTTCAAGCTCCCGGGCGGGGACGGCTTCAAGCCGCACCAGGACCAGCAGGCCGGCTGGGGCACGTACGCCCGCCTGTTCGTCACGGCGCTGGTCGCCATCGACGCCGCCACGGCCGAGAACGGCTGCCTGGAGCTGGCTGCCGGCCACCACCGCCGCGGCCTCATCGGTCGCGAGTGGGCCCCGCTCACCGAGGACGACCTGCCGGACGTGTCCTTCGTCCCCTGTCCGACCGCGCCCGGCGACGTCGTCTTCTTCGACTCCTTCGTGCCGCACCGCTCCGGGCCCAACCCGACCCCCGAGCCGCGGCGGGTCCTCTACGTCACGTACAACCGCCGGTCGGAAGGCGACCACCGGGTGCGGTACTACGCCGACAAGCGGAAGAGCTTCCCCCCCGACTGCGAGCGGGAGCCCGGCAAGGAGTACGTCTACCG
- a CDS encoding NADPH:quinone oxidoreductase family protein, whose protein sequence is MKAMVATEWCEPSDMKYLEVPDPQPGPGEVLVETRAIGCNFPDILIVQGKYQVKPPLPFSPGHEVGGVVRQVGPGVTRARPGQRVIAMLGWGGFAELALAPAAGVFPIPDAMSFEEAAAFGLVYQTSYCALEHRAALRPDEWLLVHGAAGGVGLAAVQLGKAMGARVIATAGTEAKLEIARQSGADVLINYRSEDWVERVKVTTDGEGADVIYDPVGGDVFDGSTRCLALEGRLLVIGFAGGRIPSIAANRILLKNISVVGVHWGLYQRRGSPLVDRWMDALFALYAKGAIRPVIYRTYRLPEAAKALAALAARESYGKVVLIP, encoded by the coding sequence ATGAAGGCAATGGTCGCGACCGAATGGTGTGAGCCCTCCGACATGAAGTATCTGGAGGTCCCCGACCCGCAGCCGGGGCCGGGCGAAGTCCTGGTCGAGACGCGCGCGATCGGGTGCAACTTCCCGGACATTCTCATCGTCCAGGGGAAGTACCAGGTCAAGCCTCCGCTCCCCTTCAGCCCCGGCCACGAGGTGGGGGGCGTCGTCCGGCAGGTGGGACCCGGCGTCACCCGGGCCCGGCCCGGCCAGCGCGTGATCGCGATGCTCGGCTGGGGCGGGTTCGCCGAGCTGGCGCTGGCGCCGGCGGCCGGCGTGTTCCCGATCCCCGACGCGATGAGCTTCGAGGAGGCGGCGGCCTTCGGTCTCGTCTACCAGACCTCCTACTGTGCGCTCGAGCACCGGGCGGCCCTCCGTCCCGACGAGTGGCTCCTGGTCCACGGGGCGGCCGGGGGGGTCGGGCTCGCGGCCGTCCAGCTCGGCAAGGCCATGGGGGCCCGCGTCATCGCCACCGCCGGCACCGAGGCCAAGCTCGAGATCGCCCGACAGTCCGGCGCCGACGTGCTGATCAACTATCGGAGCGAGGATTGGGTCGAGCGCGTCAAGGTCACCACGGACGGCGAGGGCGCCGACGTGATCTACGACCCGGTGGGCGGCGATGTCTTCGACGGCTCGACCCGGTGCCTCGCCCTCGAAGGCCGGCTGCTGGTGATCGGGTTCGCCGGAGGCCGCATCCCCTCGATCGCCGCCAACCGCATCCTGCTCAAGAACATCAGCGTGGTCGGCGTCCACTGGGGGCTCTACCAGCGCCGCGGCTCCCCGCTCGTGGACCGCTGGATGGACGCCCTGTTCGCCCTGTACGCCAAGGGGGCCATCCGCCCCGTGATCTACCGGACCTATCGCCTCCCCGAGGCCGCCAAGGCGCTCGCGGCGCTGGCCGCCCGCGAGAGCTACGGCAAGGTCGTGCTGATCCCGTAG
- a CDS encoding zinc-binding dehydrogenase, giving the protein MATWRGETRFTLDEVPEPVPGPGEVLVEVHTAGICGSDLHATQGLFPATPPKVLGHEYSGVVVGLGPDVGESLFARAVACEPNYGCGTCAECQAGRDSQCTRCVRVGGFAERVVLPARNVHLLPDGLDPATASLTEPAACALAGLEMFLMPPGATVLVIGGGVMGLFTLAFARVRGAGRTILSDPVARRRDAARRLGADVVVDPVQESLADVVARLTGERGVDVACEAVGKPELVAQAIATTRPRGIVQLVGVSPAGSRIPADLYDLHFRELRLQGAYGRGTAFPRALALLPKLAVTELVTARFPLARIADGFAHAAAGHGIKTVITPGAA; this is encoded by the coding sequence GTGGCGACCTGGCGGGGTGAGACGCGCTTCACGCTCGACGAGGTGCCCGAGCCGGTGCCGGGCCCGGGCGAGGTCCTGGTCGAGGTCCACACCGCCGGCATCTGCGGCTCCGACCTGCACGCGACCCAGGGGCTGTTCCCGGCGACGCCGCCCAAGGTCCTCGGGCACGAGTACAGCGGCGTCGTGGTGGGGCTCGGCCCGGACGTCGGAGAGTCCCTCTTCGCGCGTGCCGTGGCGTGCGAGCCCAACTACGGCTGCGGGACCTGCGCCGAATGCCAGGCGGGTCGGGACAGCCAGTGCACCCGCTGCGTCCGGGTGGGAGGCTTCGCCGAGCGGGTCGTGCTTCCGGCCCGGAACGTCCACCTCCTGCCCGACGGCCTCGATCCCGCCACGGCGTCCCTGACGGAGCCGGCGGCCTGCGCGCTGGCCGGGCTCGAGATGTTCCTCATGCCGCCGGGCGCGACCGTCCTCGTGATCGGGGGCGGCGTCATGGGACTCTTCACCCTCGCCTTCGCGCGGGTGCGGGGCGCCGGCCGGACGATCCTGTCGGACCCCGTGGCGCGCCGCCGGGACGCGGCGCGACGGCTCGGCGCCGACGTCGTGGTCGACCCCGTGCAGGAGAGCCTCGCGGACGTGGTGGCGCGGTTGACCGGCGAGCGTGGCGTGGACGTGGCCTGCGAGGCCGTCGGCAAGCCGGAGCTAGTCGCCCAGGCCATCGCGACGACTCGCCCACGCGGTATCGTCCAGCTGGTCGGCGTGAGCCCCGCCGGCAGCCGGATTCCGGCGGACCTCTACGACCTCCACTTCCGCGAGCTCCGGCTCCAGGGCGCCTACGGCCGCGGCACCGCCTTCCCGCGCGCGCTGGCCCTGCTCCCGAAGCTCGCGGTCACCGAGCTGGTCACGGCCCGCTTTCCCCTGGCGCGGATCGCTGACGGCTTCGCCCACGCCGCGGCCGGCCATGGGATCAAGACCGTGATCACGCCGGGCGCGGCATGA
- a CDS encoding SIS domain-containing protein codes for MTVPTTESAMYQTMHRQSDDLRRLLATGWAPAEDAAARLAGAERVFVVGIGTSYHAALVGAWLFRAAGCDARAVLSFDFALYPEAVPLRRTDAVVVMAHTGVKRFSAEAMQKASAAGATVLSIGSLTAEHPGSQLVLRTVEREKSAAFTASHLAAMTVLAQVATTLGERRGVPGVAGFRDALGRLPDQVAEVLAREAEVLPVAREAVHRRVYAAGGGPNEATATEAVIKVREAAQGQIDALALEQFLHGPIVSVNAGDLAILVSVPGRAAERVAQIAATLDAIGARLWLVGQGFEQVPDAMVFSLPEVPELLSPLLAVVPVQILAYHMAVLKRIDPDRFRRDDPRYAVAFALLKL; via the coding sequence GTGACCGTCCCGACGACCGAGTCCGCGATGTACCAGACGATGCACCGCCAGTCCGACGACCTGCGCCGCCTGCTCGCGACGGGATGGGCGCCCGCCGAGGACGCGGCCGCACGGCTGGCCGGCGCCGAGCGCGTCTTCGTCGTCGGCATCGGCACCAGCTACCACGCGGCCCTGGTCGGCGCCTGGCTCTTCCGGGCCGCCGGCTGCGACGCGCGGGCCGTCCTGTCGTTCGACTTCGCCCTCTACCCCGAGGCCGTCCCGCTGCGCCGGACCGATGCCGTCGTGGTCATGGCCCACACCGGGGTGAAGCGCTTCTCGGCCGAGGCCATGCAGAAGGCCAGCGCCGCCGGCGCGACCGTGCTCTCGATCGGCAGCCTCACCGCCGAGCACCCGGGCTCGCAGCTCGTCCTGCGGACCGTCGAGCGAGAGAAGTCGGCAGCCTTCACCGCCTCGCACCTGGCGGCGATGACGGTGCTGGCGCAGGTGGCGACCACGCTCGGCGAGCGCCGTGGGGTACCCGGAGTGGCCGGCTTCCGGGACGCCCTCGGCCGGCTGCCGGACCAGGTCGCCGAGGTGTTGGCCCGGGAGGCCGAGGTGCTGCCCGTGGCCCGCGAGGCGGTCCACCGGCGGGTCTACGCGGCCGGGGGCGGTCCCAACGAGGCGACCGCGACCGAGGCCGTCATCAAGGTGCGCGAGGCGGCCCAGGGTCAGATCGACGCGCTCGCCCTCGAGCAGTTCCTCCACGGGCCGATCGTGTCGGTCAACGCGGGGGACCTCGCGATCCTCGTCAGCGTGCCGGGGCGGGCCGCGGAGCGAGTGGCCCAGATCGCCGCCACGCTCGACGCCATCGGCGCCCGGCTGTGGCTGGTGGGGCAGGGCTTCGAGCAGGTGCCGGATGCGATGGTCTTTTCACTTCCGGAGGTGCCGGAGCTGCTCTCACCCCTCCTGGCGGTCGTCCCGGTGCAGATCCTCGCCTACCACATGGCGGTGCTCAAGCGGATCGACCCGGACCGCTTCCGCCGCGACGACCCGCGGTACGCGGTCGCCTTCGCTCTGCTGAAGCTCTGA
- a CDS encoding TRAP transporter large permease → MTPGEVFALMFGTFAALIVLRIPVAFALGLACIPIFILDDRLTPVLLISEMAKSYNAFILLAVPFFLLAANIMNSAGITERLMAFTRTLVGHFRGGLAQVNVVVSMLFAGISGSSTADAAGEGSIIIPAMRRQGYDASFTVAITACSSVMGVIIPPSILMVVWGGVMSVSIGGLFLAGFVPGILVGLSQMVAVYVYARVRGYPVYTRATIGEFFSSLGQASLALMSPIIVVGGVVGGFVTPTEASVLAVLYSLFVGLFLYRSLSFRQVPAVLYETARLASTSLFCIGTASAFAWLLAYYQIPKAVVQALAPWAVGVASTGFIMAGIFLIIGCFIDAVPAIIILGPLLQPLAQSASMHPIHFAIIGVVSMAFGLVTPPYGLCLLIDCAIARIRVRDAIRDVLIILLPMLVVLVLIIMFPGMILALPRWLMPKFV, encoded by the coding sequence GTGACCCCCGGTGAGGTCTTCGCCCTCATGTTCGGGACGTTCGCGGCGCTGATCGTGCTGCGGATCCCGGTCGCCTTCGCGCTGGGCCTGGCCTGCATCCCGATCTTCATCCTCGACGACCGGCTGACGCCGGTCCTCCTCATCAGCGAGATGGCCAAGTCCTACAACGCCTTCATCCTGCTGGCCGTCCCGTTCTTCCTGCTGGCCGCGAATATCATGAACTCGGCCGGCATCACCGAGCGCCTGATGGCCTTCACCCGGACCCTGGTGGGCCACTTCCGCGGCGGGCTCGCCCAGGTCAACGTCGTGGTCAGCATGCTGTTCGCCGGCATCTCCGGCTCCTCCACCGCCGACGCCGCCGGCGAGGGATCGATCATCATCCCGGCCATGCGGCGCCAGGGCTACGACGCGAGCTTCACCGTCGCCATCACCGCCTGCTCGTCGGTCATGGGCGTCATCATCCCCCCGAGCATCCTGATGGTGGTGTGGGGCGGGGTCATGTCGGTCTCGATCGGTGGGCTCTTCCTGGCCGGGTTCGTCCCGGGGATCCTGGTCGGGCTGTCCCAGATGGTCGCCGTGTACGTCTACGCCCGGGTGCGCGGTTATCCCGTGTACACGCGCGCCACGATCGGGGAGTTCTTCTCATCCCTGGGCCAGGCCAGCCTGGCCTTGATGTCGCCGATCATCGTGGTGGGCGGTGTGGTGGGCGGCTTCGTCACCCCGACCGAGGCGTCGGTCCTGGCCGTCCTCTACTCCCTCTTCGTGGGCCTGTTCCTGTACCGGTCGCTGAGCTTCCGCCAGGTGCCGGCGGTGCTCTACGAGACGGCCCGCCTGGCCTCGACCTCGCTCTTCTGCATCGGCACCGCCTCGGCCTTCGCGTGGCTGCTGGCCTACTACCAGATCCCGAAGGCGGTGGTGCAGGCGCTCGCCCCCTGGGCGGTCGGCGTGGCCAGCACCGGCTTCATCATGGCCGGGATCTTTCTGATCATCGGCTGCTTCATCGACGCCGTGCCGGCCATCATCATCCTGGGTCCCTTGCTCCAGCCGCTGGCCCAGTCGGCCAGCATGCACCCCATCCATTTCGCGATCATCGGGGTCGTCTCGATGGCGTTCGGGCTCGTGACCCCGCCCTACGGCCTCTGCCTCCTCATCGACTGCGCGATCGCCCGCATCCGGGTGCGCGACGCCATCAGGGACGTCCTGATCATCCTGCTGCCGATGCTGGTCGTGCTGGTGCTCATCATCATGTTCCCGGGCATGATCCTGGCCCTGCCCCGGTGGCTCATGCCCAAGTTCGTCTAG
- a CDS encoding TRAP transporter small permease — translation MPDPGVAGLTPGDPLPPPGQAGAVHRLLAAYYRVLQTLLTVLMGLLIVPVTLQIVSRYTGLIPRYIWTEEVARFCFMWVIMIGAMVAVRDGTHFDVDVLPHPKTARGEALARLTVYAFMLVMALIFVRYGYDWAAFGWQQESELTGLNMLAIHVAYPLAGVTWIAFLGEKVAAALGQLRTGRRDPR, via the coding sequence TCGCCGGGCTCACCCCCGGCGACCCCTTGCCGCCGCCCGGCCAGGCCGGTGCCGTGCACCGCCTGCTCGCCGCCTACTACCGCGTCCTCCAGACCCTCCTCACGGTCCTCATGGGCCTCCTGATCGTTCCGGTGACCCTGCAGATCGTCTCCCGCTACACCGGGCTGATCCCGCGGTACATCTGGACCGAGGAGGTGGCGCGCTTCTGCTTCATGTGGGTCATCATGATCGGCGCCATGGTCGCCGTGCGCGACGGCACCCACTTCGACGTCGACGTGCTGCCGCATCCCAAGACCGCCCGCGGCGAAGCCCTGGCCAGGCTGACGGTCTACGCCTTCATGCTCGTGATGGCCCTGATCTTCGTCCGCTACGGCTACGACTGGGCCGCCTTCGGCTGGCAGCAGGAGTCGGAGCTGACGGGCCTCAACATGCTCGCGATCCACGTCGCCTACCCGCTGGCCGGCGTGACCTGGATCGCCTTTCTGGGCGAGAAGGTCGCCGCCGCCCTCGGGCAGCTGCGGACGGGCCGCCGTGACCCCCGGTGA